The proteins below are encoded in one region of Arthrobacter sp. CJ23:
- a CDS encoding carboxylesterase family protein codes for MDAFGGTADSATLFGQSAGGDAIAHLMISDGAAGLFHRAIIQSAPLRLSRNRARMTRAMVRAAGPLPCDASAAELLELQTTAERAARRFALRGRMAFGTQYGQPPLPAEDQRDEAWRSVAPHIDVLIGSTSDETGLYVCVIPVLRKLTRIPPIGTLVRAEFARSGAPAISRHANKGIRFSQG; via the coding sequence ATCGACGCTTTTGGAGGCACTGCTGACTCCGCGACCCTCTTCGGCCAGTCCGCGGGCGGCGACGCCATCGCCCACCTCATGATCAGCGATGGAGCAGCCGGCCTTTTCCACCGCGCAATCATCCAGAGCGCGCCGCTAAGGCTAAGTCGGAACCGGGCACGGATGACACGCGCGATGGTCCGCGCAGCGGGACCTCTACCGTGCGATGCCTCCGCGGCCGAGTTGCTAGAGCTGCAGACCACGGCTGAACGAGCGGCTCGCCGCTTCGCCCTGCGCGGACGCATGGCCTTCGGCACCCAGTATGGACAACCGCCGCTTCCCGCAGAGGACCAGCGCGACGAGGCCTGGCGATCCGTCGCGCCACATATCGACGTGCTCATCGGATCGACCTCCGACGAGACCGGGCTCTATGTCTGCGTGATCCCGGTCCTCCGCAAACTGACACGGATTCCTCCAATCGGGACCTTGGTCCGGGCGGAATTCGCCCGGAGCGGCGCTCCCGCCATTTCACGTCACGCCAACAAAGGAATTAGGTTCAGCCAAGGTTGA
- a CDS encoding biotin/lipoyl-containing protein, with translation MAEISFPLPDLGEGLIEATVLDWLVSPGEQVERNQPLVELETSKSALELPSPQAGKVVRIHGAPGDTINVGEPLIVFEVPDNTAGIVGTVPKDDAPKRRVRLSAVLDED, from the coding sequence GTGGCTGAAATCTCTTTCCCCCTGCCCGATCTGGGCGAAGGCCTCATCGAGGCAACCGTGCTGGACTGGCTCGTTTCGCCGGGCGAGCAGGTGGAGAGGAACCAGCCGCTCGTGGAGCTCGAAACCAGCAAGTCGGCGCTCGAACTGCCCAGCCCGCAGGCGGGTAAAGTGGTGCGTATTCACGGGGCGCCCGGCGACACGATCAACGTCGGCGAGCCGCTGATAGTGTTCGAGGTTCCGGACAATACGGCCGGCATCGTGGGCACTGTTCCCAAGGATGACGCACCCAAGCGCCGGGTCCGCCTGAGCGCCGTACTCGATGAGGACTGA
- a CDS encoding MarR family transcriptional regulator, whose protein sequence is MNKPIGYWLKRLDAALEAQLDNTLARLKLSRRQWQTLNVLAGNPVSPEQLDEVLRPFWGSDTRLRERELATLVGRGLIVVIDGRIALSALGRAKHTEANRLVEDARRDLSAGIGMDEYAMALSVLERMSRNAERLAR, encoded by the coding sequence GTGAACAAGCCCATCGGTTACTGGCTCAAGCGCCTGGACGCCGCCCTCGAGGCCCAGCTGGACAACACCCTGGCCCGGCTCAAACTCAGCCGGCGCCAATGGCAGACCCTTAACGTCCTCGCCGGGAACCCCGTGAGCCCGGAACAACTGGACGAGGTCCTGCGGCCCTTCTGGGGCAGCGATACGCGGCTGCGGGAACGTGAACTCGCCACCCTGGTGGGCCGCGGGCTGATCGTGGTCATCGACGGGCGGATAGCGCTCAGTGCCCTGGGCCGGGCCAAGCACACCGAGGCGAACCGCCTGGTGGAGGACGCCCGGCGCGACCTCTCGGCCGGAATCGGCATGGACGAGTACGCCATGGCACTCAGCGTGCTCGAACGCATGAGCCGGAACGCCGAGCGGCTGGCCCGCTAG
- a CDS encoding RtcB family protein encodes MFPVEMRGTKHPVHLWELETQIEPAALQQIRNIASLEWVYGVRVMPDVHVGKGAVVGSVIAMRQAVAPAAVGLDIGCGVSAVKTSLIDAELYNLHALRLAIESTIPVGPNSHDRPVDLKRLGLDQGWARFWSGFRDLHSGVQRLESRARAQLGTLGGGNHFIEVCVDEAGHVWLTLHSGSRNIGKELADHHTEIARTLPCNQGIADRDLAVFLAGTPQMDAYRHDLWWAQEYAARSRAVMMGLLKEQFARHFGRARVTFGKEINVHHNYVAEELIDGETMLVTRKGAIRAGKGELALIPGSMGAGSFVVRGRGNDASFQSAAHGAGRRMSRHAAIRAYTVKDLIAQTAGVECRKDQGIVDEIPAAYKDLRSVMEAQKDLVDAVQHLRTVLCVKG; translated from the coding sequence ATGTTTCCCGTGGAAATGCGCGGCACGAAACACCCGGTCCATCTGTGGGAGCTTGAGACTCAGATCGAGCCGGCCGCCCTGCAACAGATACGCAACATCGCGTCCCTGGAGTGGGTCTACGGTGTCCGTGTCATGCCCGACGTCCACGTCGGCAAGGGCGCGGTAGTTGGCTCCGTCATTGCCATGCGCCAGGCTGTTGCCCCGGCCGCCGTCGGCTTGGACATAGGCTGCGGCGTGAGTGCGGTCAAGACCTCCCTGATCGATGCCGAACTGTATAACCTGCACGCGTTGCGGCTGGCCATCGAGTCCACCATCCCGGTGGGCCCCAACTCGCACGACAGGCCGGTGGACCTGAAGCGCCTTGGCCTGGACCAGGGCTGGGCGAGATTCTGGTCCGGTTTCAGGGATCTGCACAGCGGCGTCCAACGGCTTGAGTCCCGCGCCCGCGCCCAGCTGGGCACCCTCGGAGGCGGCAACCACTTCATCGAAGTCTGCGTGGACGAAGCCGGACACGTGTGGCTGACCCTGCACTCCGGATCCCGGAACATCGGCAAGGAACTGGCGGATCACCACACGGAGATCGCCCGCACCCTGCCCTGCAACCAGGGGATTGCAGACCGCGACCTCGCCGTGTTCCTGGCGGGCACGCCGCAGATGGACGCCTACCGCCATGACCTGTGGTGGGCCCAGGAGTATGCAGCGCGGTCCCGCGCCGTCATGATGGGCCTGTTGAAGGAGCAGTTCGCCCGGCATTTCGGGAGGGCGCGCGTCACGTTCGGCAAGGAGATCAACGTCCACCATAATTACGTCGCCGAGGAACTCATCGACGGAGAGACCATGCTGGTGACCCGCAAGGGCGCGATCCGTGCCGGCAAGGGCGAGCTTGCACTGATCCCCGGGTCCATGGGCGCCGGATCGTTTGTGGTCCGCGGCCGCGGCAATGACGCATCGTTCCAGTCGGCCGCCCATGGTGCCGGCCGACGCATGTCACGCCACGCCGCCATAAGGGCCTACACGGTCAAGGACCTGATCGCCCAGACTGCCGGCGTCGAATGCCGCAAGGATCAGGGAATCGTGGATGAAATCCCGGCCGCCTACAAGGATCTGCGCTCGGTGATGGAAGCCCAGAAGGACCTGGTGGACGCCGTGCAGCACCTCCGCACCGTGCTCTGCGTCAAGGGGTAG
- a CDS encoding phosphoribosyltransferase, which yields MGMRFRDRAEAGRRLAAGLPQFRERPDTILLGLARGGVPLASAAAAELYLPFGTLLVRKLGIPGREETAFGALAWANGRVVRLVNRPLAERILRHGISQAALDAVEAHERGELLRRAGSYPGIDHELRGKTVVLVDDGLATGATMRAAVEAVRAAGARTVVAAVPVASLEAYESLARVCDFVMCLHTPGKFRAVGSFYEHFEQLSDGEVIRMLERSAS from the coding sequence ATGGGCATGCGTTTCAGGGACCGTGCAGAGGCCGGACGGCGCCTCGCGGCAGGGCTCCCCCAGTTCCGCGAGCGCCCGGACACGATCCTGCTGGGCCTGGCCCGCGGCGGTGTCCCCCTGGCCTCGGCCGCCGCCGCGGAACTCTACCTGCCCTTCGGCACCCTCCTGGTCCGCAAACTTGGCATCCCCGGGCGCGAGGAGACCGCGTTCGGGGCGCTGGCCTGGGCCAACGGCCGGGTTGTCCGCCTTGTCAACCGGCCCCTTGCCGAGCGCATCCTGCGCCACGGAATCAGCCAGGCCGCCCTGGACGCCGTGGAAGCCCATGAGCGCGGGGAGCTCCTGCGCCGCGCCGGTAGCTACCCCGGCATCGATCATGAGCTCCGGGGTAAGACCGTGGTGCTCGTGGACGACGGCCTGGCCACGGGAGCAACCATGCGGGCAGCAGTGGAGGCCGTCCGGGCCGCCGGCGCTCGCACCGTGGTGGCGGCAGTGCCCGTAGCCTCCCTGGAGGCGTACGAATCGCTGGCCCGCGTCTGCGACTTCGTGATGTGCCTGCACACGCCCGGCAAGTTCCGGGCAGTGGGTTCCTTCTACGAACACTTCGAGCAGCTCAGCGACGGCGAGGTCATCCGGATGCTGGAGCGTTCTGCGTCCTAG
- a CDS encoding MFS transporter, translated as MTATSTVDATSGPSSKREERRVLAGTLVGTTIEWYDFFIFAQLTATLLSPLFLTPLEKSSPGLAQILSFATIGISFLFRPLGAFVAGHLGDRLGRKAVLVMTLVMMGAATALIGLLPTYDAIGVWAPILLITLRVAQGFSAGGEWGGAALMAVEHAPRSKRGLFGAYPQIGVPIGMILATGLLFFLTSSMSKEAFSTWGWRVPFLLSVVLIVVGYLIRRAVGESPVFKEISERKAASKAPLGELFRHNKKEVILAALIFIANNAAGYLLIAFFISYATKSLKMPAPQILLATTIASFGWLIFTMVGGWLSDKIGRVKTFLLGYALVFAWMIPMFALIDSKDILLYGTGLFVLTIGLGLSYGPMSAMYAEMFPAQVRYSGISIGYALGAILGGAFAPLIAQALLDTTKWSGSVGVYIMVLCVISAVGVILAKETRGRPLGYSAH; from the coding sequence ATGACCGCAACTTCCACTGTCGACGCCACGTCGGGCCCCAGCAGCAAGCGCGAAGAGCGCAGGGTCCTGGCCGGCACCCTGGTGGGCACCACCATCGAGTGGTACGACTTCTTCATCTTTGCCCAGTTGACGGCGACGCTGCTGTCCCCGCTGTTCCTGACCCCGCTGGAGAAGTCGAGCCCGGGCCTGGCGCAGATCCTTTCGTTCGCCACCATCGGCATCAGCTTCCTGTTCCGGCCGCTTGGTGCCTTCGTGGCGGGCCACCTCGGTGACCGGCTCGGCCGCAAGGCCGTCCTGGTCATGACCCTGGTGATGATGGGCGCTGCCACGGCACTGATCGGCCTGCTGCCCACCTACGACGCCATCGGCGTGTGGGCCCCGATCCTGCTGATCACCCTCCGCGTGGCGCAGGGCTTCTCCGCCGGCGGCGAATGGGGCGGCGCGGCGCTGATGGCCGTGGAGCACGCACCCAGGTCCAAGCGCGGGCTCTTCGGTGCCTACCCGCAGATCGGGGTGCCCATCGGCATGATCCTGGCCACCGGCCTGCTGTTCTTCCTGACGTCCAGCATGTCCAAGGAAGCCTTCTCCACCTGGGGCTGGCGTGTGCCGTTCCTGCTCTCCGTGGTGCTGATCGTGGTGGGCTACCTGATCCGGCGCGCGGTGGGCGAGAGCCCGGTCTTCAAGGAGATCTCCGAGCGCAAGGCCGCCAGCAAGGCGCCCCTCGGCGAGCTCTTCCGCCACAACAAGAAGGAAGTCATCCTCGCGGCACTGATCTTCATCGCGAACAACGCCGCAGGCTACCTGCTGATCGCCTTCTTCATCTCCTACGCCACCAAGTCGCTCAAGATGCCTGCTCCGCAGATCCTGCTGGCCACCACCATCGCCTCGTTCGGCTGGCTCATCTTCACCATGGTGGGCGGCTGGCTCTCGGACAAGATCGGCCGCGTCAAGACCTTCCTGCTGGGATACGCCCTCGTGTTCGCCTGGATGATTCCGATGTTCGCGCTGATCGATTCCAAGGACATCCTGCTCTACGGCACGGGCCTGTTCGTCCTGACCATCGGGCTGGGCCTTTCCTACGGCCCCATGTCGGCCATGTACGCCGAGATGTTCCCGGCCCAGGTGCGCTACTCCGGCATCTCCATCGGCTACGCACTCGGCGCCATCCTGGGCGGTGCCTTCGCGCCCCTGATCGCGCAGGCCCTGCTGGACACCACCAAATGGTCCGGATCCGTGGGCGTTTACATCATGGTCCTGTGCGTCATCTCCGCAGTGGGCGTGATCCTGGCCAAGGAAACCCGCGGCCGGCCCCTCGGCTACAGCGCACACTAG
- a CDS encoding site-specific integrase — translation MEKAGCSIADHEVGDGVAARGLAEEGRGVSSASKSVDVFVQPAQCGQFSWTSVSPVIGAVGVKQMPQRTCRDLARTHPAFEVLAFSPHDFRRIFSTDPVNLGLPIHIGARLLGHVNLQTAQGYVAVFEEDTVRHYRDFLSRRGPGRAVRDPEAPGPTP, via the coding sequence GTGGAAAAGGCCGGCTGCTCCATCGCTGATCATGAGGTGGGCGATGGCGTCGCCGCCCGCGGACTGGCCGAAGAGGGTCGCGGAGTCAGCAGTGCCTCCAAAAGCGTCGATGTTTTCGTGCAGCCAGCGCAGTGCGGCCAGTTCTCCTGGACTTCGGTCAGTCCTGTCATCGGTGCGGTCGGTGTGAAACAAATGCCGCAGCGAACCTGCAGGGACCTGGCACGGACCCACCCTGCCTTCGAGGTTCTCGCCTTCAGTCCGCACGACTTCCGCCGGATCTTCTCAACCGATCCGGTCAACTTGGGTCTGCCGATCCACATCGGTGCCCGCCTGCTCGGGCACGTTAACTTGCAGACCGCTCAGGGCTATGTCGCGGTCTTCGAGGAAGATACCGTCCGTCATTACCGGGACTTCCTCTCGCGGCGGGGGCCAGGCCGGGCGGTCCGGGATCCGGAGGCCCCGGGGCCTACCCCTTGA
- a CDS encoding alpha/beta fold hydrolase: MTGRHTVELHHTVEGTDPGLFVEVHEPITDAGLRPVLLIHGFSSSSKLNWADAGWIARLQEAGRRIITVDLPGHGRSGSPEDLDSYSPSRIRADLLQIVIDAGARPLRDGDPSTGLDVIGYSLGSRLAWEFGATQPELVHRMVLGGPSNADPLAEFDLVAAQKYLADGTPIEDESTAGLLKMAQLVPSNDLFALLSLIEAIKGEPFDPAEAAPHMPVLLVAGDKDERAVSLPELAALAGRVGGLAEQVLVPGRNHTNVVTSRAFKDAAVEFLGV, from the coding sequence ATGACCGGCAGGCACACAGTGGAACTCCACCACACCGTCGAGGGCACGGACCCGGGATTGTTCGTGGAGGTCCACGAGCCAATCACCGACGCCGGGCTGCGCCCCGTCCTGCTGATCCACGGCTTCTCTTCCTCCAGCAAGCTGAACTGGGCCGACGCCGGCTGGATCGCCAGGCTCCAGGAGGCGGGCCGCCGCATCATCACCGTTGACCTTCCCGGCCACGGCCGGAGCGGCTCACCGGAGGACCTGGATTCCTACTCGCCCAGCCGCATCCGTGCGGATCTGCTGCAGATCGTCATCGACGCCGGTGCCCGCCCGCTGCGCGACGGCGACCCGTCCACGGGCCTTGACGTGATCGGCTACTCCTTGGGCTCGCGCCTTGCCTGGGAGTTCGGCGCCACGCAGCCCGAGCTGGTGCACCGAATGGTCCTGGGCGGGCCGAGCAATGCCGACCCGCTTGCGGAGTTCGACCTCGTGGCCGCGCAGAAGTACCTGGCCGACGGCACCCCCATCGAGGACGAATCGACGGCGGGGCTGCTGAAGATGGCCCAGCTGGTCCCCAGCAACGACCTGTTTGCCCTGCTGTCCCTCATCGAAGCCATCAAGGGCGAGCCGTTCGATCCCGCCGAGGCCGCGCCGCACATGCCCGTGCTGCTGGTGGCCGGGGATAAGGACGAACGCGCTGTGTCCCTGCCCGAACTCGCCGCCCTTGCCGGCCGCGTCGGCGGACTCGCGGAGCAGGTCCTGGTGCCGGGGCGCAACCACACCAACGTGGTCACCAGCCGGGCGTTCAAGGACGCAGCGGTGGAGTTCCTGGGCGTCTGA